The Ananas comosus cultivar F153 linkage group 24, ASM154086v1, whole genome shotgun sequence DNA window atactCTGTAAAGAGAAAAGATCTAATCTGGGTTTCCTAAAAGAGAGTCAGGATAGTGAATGATCAGATAAGACTATAGTTGAATCCAATAAAAACTTATCTCCATTTTTTCTGAGCTAAAATCGCCCTGAAGGTCAAAGTTTGCTCTATTTGCTAGTTGAGGAGAATGCATATGATGATATCCAACAACAAAAAGTGTTGAATTACGGTATGTATGTATAGAATGATCATCTTCGAAAGAATCATGCTCATGAATCAATTTTCTCCACTATAGCACAATGGTCTCACAATTGTAAGATTACCATAACTCTCAAATTGTTGAATTAGATTCCTTTCTGTATATTTTGCTCAATCAACAACAGATGGATTTGATTAGAACACTGATTAATTTATGATCCATAAATGTAAGATTCTATGTATGGAGATCAATCAAATTGATATTCGAACAAAATTGTATtccgaaaaaaaagagagattcgGGATTTTCACCTGGCAAAATCAGGATTGAGATTGGGAAGCTTTGGAGCTCCTAAAGTCCCTCTTCAACTCCGTGACCCTCTTCATACACAATGCCTTCGACTTCCCCGGAACCGCCGCCGTGATCTTCTCCCACCGCATCGACACATCCTTCGGGAACGCCTTCAATGCGTTGAGCAGGGCCAGATCCTCCCCCGGACTCCACCCGCCGTTCTCCTTTGAAGCTTCGACCCCCACATCGCCATTGCTAAGCTCCGGCCGTGCTCGATCCGAGGGCTTCCGATGCTTCAGGAACTGCTGGAACGAATCCCTAGAATCGGGCTTCCTCTCCGGCAATGACTTCGCCATGCTGATCACGCTGCTCAGATCGTGTCGCCGCTTGAAAGCCTCCGCGATCCGCTCCCACCGCTGCGGCTCCCCCACCGGATGCTTCGCGATCTGCTTCTTGAGTAGATCGAAGTCCTCATCCGTccactccctctctccctcctcctcctcctcttcgtctTCCTCCTCTACTCTCGCTTCCTGTAAGATCTGATCGACGTTGCTGGGGATAGATCTGTTCAGATCTGGGGGTTTAGGGACGATCAGAGGGGGGTTAGAGTTTGGGGAGTGATCGGGCTTGCGGGATCTCGATCGGCGGCTAGGGTTCCGGCGATCCGCGGGGGCGGCGTCGTCGGCGGCCGCGGGGGCGGGATCGGGAAGAGGGGGGCCACGGCCGACGCGGGGGTCGCCGCCCGTGGCGGAGGAAGGGGCGAAGGgggcgaggaggagggagagggcgcCCCAGGCGAGGAGGGAGGCGGGGGCGGAGTGGGAGTAGCggaggagcgcggcggcggagaggaggagaagcGCCGCGGCGGAGACGCAGCAGAGGGCGTGGAGCTTCGAGAAGGCGCCCAAGGGGGCTCCgccgtgggcggcggcggcggaggaggaggcgccgccgccgcggaagACAAAGCGCGGCCGCGCCTCCTCTTCGATGAACTccatctctcactctctcacgaAGTTCGAGCGTTTTAACTTTATATAGAGcgataaaaatgtatgaaggaccctcaactatataaatatttgaaagaGAAGCTTTCACTTTTATTTCTCTCTACAAAATTGCTAAAGTTTAAGGTCCTGTTCAGTTCtttatatatttctcaaattgaatttttaaagtttagaagAATCAGTATAAATTACCCTTATTTAAGGGGATATATGTGCAATTGTTCCCTAAATCACCATTTTCTTCTCCTACAAAACAGCGAGGAAATGACAAAGTAAAGCTTAGGCCCCGGCGGCGCGGCTCCAAACGCCGTTTCGCCACCgccgtttctctctctctctctctctctctctctctctctctattaattCTGCTTCAACATCAACCATGCTCCTCCGCTTCTCCCACCgcgcttcctcctcctcctcccacctcctcctcctcttccgtagcttctcctcctccccctccccccttcCCCCTCTCCCCTCCTTCTCCCCCCTtctcccaaaccctaaccctaccccTAGCTCCGGCGATATCGCCGCCGCGTTCCGGGACTGGTTCCGCGGCGGCGAGGTGGTCTCCCTCCTGGACCGGATCTACGCGGCGCTCGCCTCGTCCCacgccgacgacgacgcctcccTCGACGCCGCGCTCTCCCCGCTCCGCCTCCCCCTCTCCGAGTCCCTCGTCCTCTCCGCGCTCCGCCACCGCCCCCGCCCCTCCCTCAtccccccctcctccgccgGGGACGGGagcgaccccctcctcctcctccgcctccgcttctTCGACTGGTCCGGGCGCCAGCACCCCTACCGCCACTCCCGCTCCGCCTACCACGCCATCTTCCGCCTCCTCTCCCGCTCCCCCCGCGGCATCCCCGTCGTCCTCGACTGGCTCCGCCTCTTCTCCGGCGCCGGCGACTCCCCCGCCCtcgccggaggcggcggcggcggcggcggcgcgaggcccTTCGTCGCCTCGATCGGCGGCGGGCCCTCGAACCCGCGGTTCCTCGACACGCTCGTGGTGGGGTACTCGGTCGCGGGGAAGCCCGAGCTCGCGCTCCACCTCCTGGGGCGCATGCGCTTCCGCGGCCTCGACCTCGACGCGTTCTCCTTCCACGTCCTCCTCAACGCCCTCGTCGACGCCTCCCTCTTCGACTTCGCCGACTCCCTCCACTCCCACATCGCCTCCCGCGGCCTCGCCGGCCCCGTCACCTCCTGCATCCGCCTCAAAGCCCTCTGTCGCCAGGGCCGCTTCACCGACGccgagctcctcctccgccgcgacctttcccccgccgccgccgccgccgcctcctcccgcgccgccgccaccctcgTCCGCGccctctgccgccgccgccgcttcgccgccgccgcgcgcctcGTGGACGAGTTCGGCTCCGCCGACGTCTACGCCGCGTGGATCGGCGCCCTCGCCGGAGCCGGGCGCCTCGACGACGCCCTCGACTTCCTCGCCCGCAAACGCCTCGCCGAGGACTACATCCCCGAGGTCTCCAGCTACAacgacctcctccgccgcctcctccgcgaGAACCTCCGCCACCTCGACAAGGTCTACGACCTGCTCGTCGAAATGCTCGAGGAGGGCATCGCCCCCGACCGCGCCACCATGAACGCCGCCCTCCGCTTCTTCTGCAAGGCCGGCCTCGTCGACGTCGCCGTCCACCTCTACAACGCCCGGATGGAGCTCGGCGTCGACCCCAACAACGCAGTCTACAATGAGCTCATCGCCGCGCTCTGCAGGGAGGGGGACGTCGACCAGGCGTGTGCCGTTCTCGAGACTTCCATCCAGCAGGGCTACTTCCCGGGGAGGCAAACCTTCACCATCCTCGCCAACGTGCTCTGCCGCGAAGGTAAACTCAGCAAGATGCAGGAGCTTCTCGACGGTGCCCTGAAGAGGAAAGTGCGGCCCATATCTGCGGTATTCACCAAGTACCTCTCGGCCCTCTGCAAAGCAGGGGATGTGGAAGAGGCCTTCATGTTGCCACAGATGATAGGGGAAGAGAATGCCGCCATTATCTATCGCCATCGGTCCACGTACACTAGTCTCATCACGGCATTTATCACTATGGGGAGGGTCGACGTCCTCCCTCGATTTATACTCGAGATGCAAGACATGGGGCACACTCCGAGCCGGAGCCTTTACCGATCCGTCGTCTGCTCCCTTTGCGAGCGGGATAAGTACGAAGAGGTTCTCGGGCTTTTAGACAAGCAGTTGGCACGCAAGGAGCTTGACCCACTCACTTGCTACAACTACTTCATCGATGGGGCCGCACACGCCAAGAAGCCCAGTATGGCGAGGGAACTGTATGCCAGAATGGAGAATGCAGGTATCCAACCTAATACGGACACCGACATCCTCCTCCTTCACGGTTACCTAAAGAGTAAGCGCATCTTCGACGCGCTTAGCTTCTTCAACTATCTGCGGGAGAAGCGGGGCCTGAGCAATAAGTTGTATAATGTATTCATATCGGGGCTTTGCGAAGCGGGGAAGCCGGAGCAGGCGGTCGTGTTCTGGAAAGAGGCGCGGGAGAGAGGATTGATCCCCAGCCTTCAGTGCTACGAGGAACTCGTGCTCACGTTGAGCTCTTCAAAGGATTACGATACTGTGGTGAAAGTCCTCGACGATTTCAGAGAGACGGGTCGCCCTGTTTCGGCATTCTTATGCAACGTGCTATTGCTTCATACTTTGAAAAGCCAGGCCCTCCTCCGTGCTTGGCTTCAGTCCAGGGATAAAGAAGCGGATGTCGATTCAGTGGGCACGAGCAGTGAGATTCAGGATCAGCAATCGGGCCGGCTTTTGCTTGGCCAGCTCATCGCGGCGTTTTCAGGAGGGATCAGGCTGAGAGGGAATCTGGACAAGTTGGAAGAAGAGATTGAGAGATTCTTTCCTGTCGATATTTATACGTACAATATGCTATTAAGGGGATTGAGTATGGGAGGGAGGATGGATCTTGCTTCTAGTCTGTTTGAGAGGCTGTGCAAGAAGGGATTTCAGCCTAACCGCTGGACTTTCGATATTATGGTACACGGATTTTGCAAGGATGGCCAGAGGAAGGAGGCAGAGAGATGGATGCAGGCAATGGCTCGAAATGGGTTCTTCCCTACTTGGTATACGATGAGATTATACAATAACGCAGTTTGAAAAGAGAATAAGATTCTTTTCGCCTAACCCATGCTCCCATCGTGCCCGTGATCTCAGGCATTGGTCCTATACCCTGCTAGACAGGTAATGTCGACTTTGTATGTTCATTATCCATACTAaagcaaattttctttttcatgtatttgtcaaaaatatttatcatttatattCTTTGGCAGTGCTGTTTTTGTTTCTCcttaaataagttaaaaatgCATGAAAACCAGCGAATTCTTATCTAGtccctcaatttttttaatatgacaCCTCAACTGTTGAttagtttgatttgagttatctTTAGGGATTTCGTCAATAGCTCTCAGGTGCTAACTGTTCATGGAACCAACACTTTACATTAGCTTAAAAGCGGGTtattttgttagattttatGGAACTGCCGTTATGGTTGAGGAATTCCTAATTCATCTGGTGAGAATAAATTTGACCGGTCTATTTAAGAACGGACTATAGTTTGTGGGGGTCTGCAGGCAGTTTCATCCCATTTTtgttgatatttatttttcaattttgatatgATATCCTTCTTAAATAAACAGTATGGCTACTACTTTTATTTAGTGTACTTGGATGATATCATAATAGcgcagaaaaagaaaatgaagggCATGATAATAGGAACATCATCTGTATTGCATTTTTACAAGGATTTCATGGAAGAGGTGTGATTTTAGACGAAGTCTTTCTTGGATGGCTCAGCCATTCTCTGCATTTTGTGTCGCTGAATAACGTCATGATGAAAAAGAACAACTGATATGTAGCTAGCTACTAGCTCAGCCCTAGGGTTCGGGAATTCTTAACTGTTGGTCACCAATTTTCGGTCACAGATgttaatatatttgaacttTTAGCTTTAATGTATACAAAGTTTCATTGCTTATCTTGTAGCTTACAAATTCCTCCGAATGAAGAATGGCTAGTGAGACAATAGCATACAATATGAAACTAGGTTTTGAAAATGAAATTCTACAGCTTTGCAGGTATCTTAGTGCAAACAAATAGTGGTCTTAATCCTTACTTGAAATTGGATGCATATTTCATTTTTAGACCATGAGATGCTCCATTAATTGATTTAGATGtaatacttttatattgatCATCTAATGCTGTGAATCACCATGACAATGATTTGGCAGTTTTATGGCCTTAACTTTAAAAGGCATGCATGTTAGCTTCCGAGCTGATGAGTGCGTCATATTGAAAAGTCTTTACAGAGTAGTTGTAAATTTGTAATGTCATGAATTAAACCTGCAAAGTTACATAAAAGCAAATATGATATTTTCCTTTAGTTTCCGTTGTGCTTAGAGATGGTAATTTGTCGTTAGAACTCGTTCCTTTTGCCCGGATCAGTAAGAGCATATCTACTTGTTTTGGTTAATTTTCAGGCTTTCTGATGAGGGCTATTTTTTCCAAGAGAATACGAGTTTAATAACTAATTAAGAGGAATATAGAGATGGTCACATGTAGTCGAGAGCTGGAGATGCTTCGAAGGAGATATATTTTAAGCCGAGTGTGGAGAGGCTTGTTTTACCCACACTATGTATTCTATTTTGCAGTTCCTGGCACTAACAACATACTCCGAGGGCCCAAACTAGCCGAGAAATTTTTTCATATCTTGAGGTTTTCATTGGTTGTTATTTGATGTACAATAATTCAATATCTCTTgtaataatttgtttatttacaAATAAGTTTAGCTAccccttctttatcaatcaaaTTATTAGCACGAAATGTTACACAATCATCTCTGAGCCATCCTTAGCCGCAGCTATTCACTTCTCTCCTGGATTATGTTCAGATAATCATTTCATCCCGAAGGCGATTACTCGTGACTGgtgagttctctctctctctctctctctctctctctcattgaaTAATGCTACACTGCAAAGACTCAAAAGAGCTGTAATGGTTTCATGCAGCTTCTTACTCTCCTCAAATGAAGTTGCTCAGTGCACTGGTGACATCGGTGTTTTAGGACCATGATTTGTTGTAAGCAGTTGAGACTATGCACAGAACAAAATGAGGTTGAGATGCAAAATCACTTCTTTTTAATGTAGCATTTATCATCTTTAAACTAAATTTGTTTGACACTATAGGATTTGgtgg harbors:
- the LOC109728710 gene encoding pentatricopeptide repeat-containing protein At1g71210; translation: MLLRFSHRASSSSSHLLLLFRSFSSSPSPLPPLPSFSPLLPNPNPTPSSGDIAAAFRDWFRGGEVVSLLDRIYAALASSHADDDASLDAALSPLRLPLSESLVLSALRHRPRPSLIPPSSAGDGSDPLLLLRLRFFDWSGRQHPYRHSRSAYHAIFRLLSRSPRGIPVVLDWLRLFSGAGDSPALAGGGGGGGGARPFVASIGGGPSNPRFLDTLVVGYSVAGKPELALHLLGRMRFRGLDLDAFSFHVLLNALVDASLFDFADSLHSHIASRGLAGPVTSCIRLKALCRQGRFTDAELLLRRDLSPAAAAAASSRAAATLVRALCRRRRFAAAARLVDEFGSADVYAAWIGALAGAGRLDDALDFLARKRLAEDYIPEVSSYNDLLRRLLRENLRHLDKVYDLLVEMLEEGIAPDRATMNAALRFFCKAGLVDVAVHLYNARMELGVDPNNAVYNELIAALCREGDVDQACAVLETSIQQGYFPGRQTFTILANVLCREGKLSKMQELLDGALKRKVRPISAVFTKYLSALCKAGDVEEAFMLPQMIGEENAAIIYRHRSTYTSLITAFITMGRVDVLPRFILEMQDMGHTPSRSLYRSVVCSLCERDKYEEVLGLLDKQLARKELDPLTCYNYFIDGAAHAKKPSMARELYARMENAGIQPNTDTDILLLHGYLKSKRIFDALSFFNYLREKRGLSNKLYNVFISGLCEAGKPEQAVVFWKEARERGLIPSLQCYEELVLTLSSSKDYDTVVKVLDDFRETGRPVSAFLCNVLLLHTLKSQALLRAWLQSRDKEADVDSVGTSSEIQDQQSGRLLLGQLIAAFSGGIRLRGNLDKLEEEIERFFPVDIYTYNMLLRGLSMGGRMDLASSLFERLCKKGFQPNRWTFDIMVHGFCKDGQRKEAERWMQAMARNGFFPTWYTMRLYNNAV
- the LOC109728712 gene encoding dnaJ homolog subfamily C member 2, yielding MEFIEEEARPRFVFRGGGASSSAAAAHGGAPLGAFSKLHALCCVSAAALLLLSAAALLRYSHSAPASLLAWGALSLLLAPFAPSSATGGDPRVGRGPPLPDPAPAAADDAAPADRRNPSRRSRSRKPDHSPNSNPPLIVPKPPDLNRSIPSNVDQILQEARVEEEDEEEEEEGEREWTDEDFDLLKKQIAKHPVGEPQRWERIAEAFKRRHDLSSVISMAKSLPERKPDSRDSFQQFLKHRKPSDRARPELSNGDVGVEASKENGGWSPGEDLALLNALKAFPKDVSMRWEKITAAVPGKSKALCMKRVTELKRDFRSSKASQSQS